A genomic segment from bacterium encodes:
- a CDS encoding NAD-dependent epimerase/dehydratase family protein — protein MGVKPLPPLDRTDLDHVMDKTAGLWDELHGKRLFITGGTGFFGCWLLESFIAANDRLGLDARVTVLSRDPVAFQEKMPHVARHESVSLAAGDMCTRDLKGERFDYVIHAAVESFVPGPSSLIPNPSSSDPLSVFEKNVAGTRNMLELARRWGARRFLLVSSGAVYGRQPVDMTHVGEEYAGAPDSLDPLTTYGQAKRVSEFICAAHGDRQGVGVVVARCFAFVGPHLPLDANFAAGNFIRDALHGGPIQVNGDGTSRRSYLYAADLAIWLWTILIRGQSGRAYNVGSDVDLSVFDLAHLVRKVVSPRSEVRVALTPAPGKPAERYVPSIRRARAELGLNVFVSLPDAIARTAAWRGLTPTQPA, from the coding sequence ATGGGAGTGAAACCTCTGCCGCCGCTTGACCGCACCGACCTCGACCATGTCATGGACAAGACCGCCGGACTCTGGGATGAACTGCACGGCAAACGGCTCTTTATCACAGGCGGCACCGGGTTCTTCGGCTGCTGGTTGCTCGAATCCTTCATCGCGGCGAACGACCGGCTCGGCCTGGACGCCCGGGTTACCGTGCTTTCCCGCGATCCGGTCGCATTCCAGGAAAAGATGCCCCACGTCGCCAGGCACGAGTCAGTCAGCCTGGCAGCGGGTGACATGTGCACGCGCGACCTGAAGGGGGAGAGGTTCGACTACGTAATCCATGCCGCGGTTGAGTCTTTCGTCCCCGGCCCCTCGTCCCTCATTCCTAACCCCTCTTCGTCTGACCCGCTCTCAGTGTTCGAAAAGAACGTTGCGGGCACGAGGAACATGCTCGAACTGGCTCGCCGTTGGGGGGCACGCCGGTTCCTGCTTGTCAGCTCCGGCGCGGTCTACGGACGGCAGCCCGTAGACATGACCCACGTAGGCGAGGAGTATGCGGGAGCGCCCGACTCGCTTGACCCGCTCACAACTTACGGCCAGGCAAAGCGCGTGTCGGAATTCATTTGCGCCGCCCACGGCGATAGACAAGGAGTTGGGGTTGTCGTGGCTCGATGTTTTGCTTTTGTCGGTCCGCATCTTCCTCTTGATGCCAACTTCGCCGCGGGCAACTTCATCCGGGATGCCCTACACGGTGGTCCGATTCAGGTCAACGGCGACGGAACGTCAAGGCGTTCATACCTGTACGCCGCCGACCTAGCCATATGGCTTTGGACAATCCTGATAAGGGGACAATCGGGACGGGCCTACAACGTCGGCTCTGACGTTGACCTATCCGTCTTTGATCTGGCGCATCTGGTGAGGAAGGTCGTGTCGCCGAGGTCGGAAGTCCGGGTCGCGCTGACGCCGGCGCCGGGGAAACCGGCCGAACGCTACGTCCCTTCAATCCGTCGCGCTCGCGCCGAACTTGGTCTCAACGTCTTCGTATCACTTCCAGATGCCATCGCCCGCACCGCCGCGTGGCGCGGACTAACCCCAACCCAACCGGCATGA
- a CDS encoding FAD-dependent oxidoreductase, whose amino-acid sequence MALVQKLPCRVQTLTAHADHVYTLELVPHAGYRIPRFLPGQFLHLALDDWDPTRFWPESRVFSIANSPEESGLLRITYSVRGRYTSRMEKELTCGMDVWVKLPYGDFVIDSTHAAALFAGGTGITAFTAFLSCAAFARPVLLAYGARRSELLLYRELLERRASSTALLRAEFFSETPAPGTTTGRVSVDVVWPEWEQRDKCVCYLSGPPAMLKTLTAELSSVGVASDRIRTDAWE is encoded by the coding sequence ATGGCGCTGGTCCAGAAACTCCCGTGCCGGGTTCAAACACTAACCGCGCACGCGGACCACGTCTACACGCTTGAGCTCGTTCCGCACGCCGGGTACCGGATACCGCGGTTCCTGCCCGGCCAGTTCCTCCACCTCGCGCTCGACGACTGGGACCCGACCCGGTTCTGGCCAGAATCGCGCGTCTTCTCCATCGCCAACTCGCCGGAGGAGAGCGGGTTGCTGCGTATCACCTACTCAGTCCGCGGCCGATACACATCGAGGATGGAAAAGGAACTGACGTGCGGTATGGACGTCTGGGTCAAGCTTCCATACGGCGATTTCGTGATTGACTCGACGCACGCGGCGGCCCTGTTTGCCGGCGGTACGGGCATAACCGCCTTCACGGCTTTCCTGTCCTGCGCGGCATTTGCCCGGCCGGTGCTGCTGGCCTACGGAGCCCGCCGCTCTGAACTCCTGCTCTATCGCGAGCTGCTGGAACGACGCGCCTCATCCACGGCGCTACTTCGCGCGGAGTTCTTCAGCGAAACTCCGGCACCGGGCACAACCACCGGCCGTGTCTCAGTCGACGTGGTGTGGCCCGAGTGGGAGCAGCGGGACAAATGCGTCTGCTATCTCTCCGGCCCACCCGCAATGCTCAAGACCCTCACGGCTGAGCTGTCCAGCGTGGGAGTGGCCAGTGACAGAATCAGGACCGACGCATGGGAGTGA
- the rfbH gene encoding lipopolysaccharide biosynthesis protein RfbH has product MENKTSSAANNAPAELRQQILALVRDYYEAEFAGRTFDPEKDMVHYAGRVFDAEELRYLVDASLDFYLTTGRYAERFETSLAEYLGLANAVLVNSGSSANLVALTALTSPKLGDRRLKPGDEVVTVAAGFPTTVAPIVQNRLVPVFVDVNLGDYTANPEALQQAVGPRTRAIMMAHALGVPFDLDTTMDLVRKHDLWLIEDNCDALGSRWHGKLTGTFGHLSTCSFYPAHHITMGEGGCVMTDREELAQIARSIRDWGRDCYCAGGESNTCGKRFSQQFGSLPPGYDHKYVYSHLGYNLKPTDLQAAIGCAQLAKLDGFIARRKQNYARLTEMLVPYEDRLMLPKALSGSDPSWFCFVITVRPNAGFTRNELTRFLESRRIETRNLFSGNLLRHPAFAAIDHRVVGGLENTETITSGTFFVGLYPGIGEPELGAIEDAFRRFMAGERI; this is encoded by the coding sequence GTGGAGAATAAGACGTCAAGCGCCGCGAACAACGCACCGGCCGAACTCCGGCAGCAGATACTGGCACTCGTACGTGACTACTACGAAGCCGAGTTCGCGGGAAGGACATTCGACCCCGAGAAGGACATGGTGCACTACGCGGGCCGGGTTTTTGACGCTGAAGAACTGCGTTACCTCGTGGATGCAAGCCTTGACTTCTACCTGACCACGGGCCGTTACGCCGAGCGGTTTGAGACCTCTCTTGCCGAGTACCTCGGGCTTGCCAACGCGGTGCTGGTCAACTCCGGGTCTTCAGCGAACCTGGTCGCCCTGACCGCGCTGACCTCCCCAAAGCTCGGCGACCGCAGACTGAAGCCCGGTGATGAAGTCGTAACCGTCGCCGCCGGGTTCCCGACCACGGTCGCGCCGATAGTTCAGAACCGGCTCGTCCCGGTTTTTGTTGACGTCAACCTCGGCGATTACACCGCGAATCCTGAGGCTCTGCAACAGGCGGTTGGCCCCAGGACCCGCGCGATAATGATGGCACACGCGCTGGGCGTTCCTTTCGACCTTGATACGACGATGGACCTCGTGCGCAAGCACGATCTCTGGCTGATTGAAGACAACTGCGACGCCCTTGGTTCAAGGTGGCATGGGAAGCTGACCGGCACATTCGGCCACCTCTCGACATGTTCATTCTATCCGGCGCATCATATCACAATGGGTGAGGGCGGGTGTGTGATGACCGATCGCGAAGAACTGGCGCAGATCGCGCGTTCAATCCGCGACTGGGGAAGGGACTGCTACTGCGCGGGCGGCGAGAGCAATACCTGTGGCAAGCGTTTCAGCCAGCAGTTCGGCAGCCTGCCGCCGGGCTATGACCACAAATACGTCTACAGCCACCTGGGCTACAATCTCAAGCCGACTGACCTGCAGGCGGCGATTGGCTGCGCCCAACTGGCCAAGCTGGATGGATTCATCGCCCGCCGCAAGCAGAACTATGCCCGGCTGACCGAGATGCTCGTTCCATACGAAGATAGGTTGATGCTGCCAAAGGCGCTGTCCGGTTCCGACCCATCGTGGTTCTGCTTCGTCATCACCGTTCGCCCGAACGCCGGGTTCACGCGCAATGAACTCACCCGGTTCCTTGAATCCCGCCGTATCGAAACCCGCAACCTCTTCAGCGGCAATCTGCTGCGCCACCCTGCGTTCGCCGCCATTGACCACCGGGTGGTCGGCGGACTGGAAAACACCGAGACAATAACGTCAGGCACTTTCTTCGTCGGCCTCTATCCGGGAATCGGCGAACCCGAACTGGGCGCAATCGAGGACGCGTTTCGCCGTTTCATGGCCGGGGAGAGGATCTAG
- the rfbG gene encoding CDP-glucose 4,6-dehydratase, with product MKPAAPGQKPKAEGAAPIANRQSPIANSSFWHDRSVLVTGHTGFKGSWLALWLAELGARVTGYSLAPPTQPSNFEATRLGESLAGHYEADIRDGARLSAALAACRPDVVFHLAAQALVRTGHDIPRETFEVNVIGIASLLDAVRELKRPCVVVVITSDKCYENREQVWGYRENDPMGGYDPYSASKGAAELLVASYRRSFFNSDRLAQHGVRLASARAGNVIGGGDWGKDRIMTDMVLSLSKRQPVPVRNPGSVRPWQHVLEPLSGYLALASAMLSSEDPKWCGAWNFGPRPDDEATVKDLVERFCTAWGGGKWRDASDPTQPHEAGVLRLSIDKAVRELGWRPRWNLEQAINHSVTWYRSYYRDPTGSMYDACRKDIADYEAVRPAVST from the coding sequence ATGAAACCCGCGGCCCCAGGTCAAAAGCCAAAAGCCGAGGGCGCAGCACCAATCGCCAATCGCCAATCGCCAATCGCCAATTCTTCGTTCTGGCATGACCGCTCGGTTCTCGTCACCGGCCATACCGGCTTTAAGGGGTCATGGCTTGCACTCTGGCTTGCCGAGCTTGGAGCGCGTGTGACCGGCTACTCGCTGGCTCCGCCGACCCAACCCAGCAACTTCGAAGCTACACGTCTGGGAGAGTCACTGGCCGGTCACTACGAGGCAGATATCAGAGACGGCGCGAGACTGTCCGCGGCACTGGCTGCCTGCCGGCCCGACGTGGTCTTTCATCTTGCGGCCCAGGCGTTGGTGCGGACCGGCCACGACATTCCGCGCGAGACCTTCGAGGTCAACGTCATCGGCATTGCCAGCCTGCTGGACGCAGTGCGGGAGCTCAAGCGGCCCTGCGTAGTCGTCGTGATTACCAGTGACAAGTGCTACGAGAACCGCGAGCAGGTGTGGGGCTACCGTGAAAACGACCCGATGGGCGGCTATGACCCCTACAGCGCCAGCAAAGGCGCGGCCGAACTGCTGGTTGCGTCCTACCGTCGTTCGTTCTTCAATTCCGACCGGCTCGCTCAGCATGGGGTGCGGCTCGCATCGGCCCGGGCCGGCAACGTCATCGGCGGCGGCGACTGGGGTAAGGACCGGATCATGACCGACATGGTCCTGAGTCTGAGTAAGCGGCAGCCGGTTCCGGTTCGGAACCCCGGGTCGGTACGCCCCTGGCAGCACGTACTTGAGCCGCTGAGCGGCTATCTAGCGCTGGCTTCAGCGATGCTGTCGAGTGAAGACCCGAAGTGGTGCGGGGCATGGAATTTCGGGCCAAGGCCCGACGACGAGGCCACGGTCAAAGACCTGGTCGAGCGGTTCTGCACCGCATGGGGAGGCGGCAAGTGGCGGGATGCAAGTGACCCGACCCAGCCTCACGAAGCCGGCGTTCTGCGGCTGAGCATCGACAAGGCGGTCCGCGAACTGGGCTGGCGTCCGCGTTGGAATCTGGAACAGGCAATCAATCATTCCGTAACCTGGTACAGGAGCTATTATCGTGACCCGACCGGCTCCATGTATGACGCCTGCCGCAAAGACATCGCCGACTACGAGGCGGTTCGACCTGCTGTCAGTACGTAG
- the rfbF gene encoding glucose-1-phosphate cytidylyltransferase: MRSANRRSPIASRHSPKPKVVILCGGLGTRLSEETAVRPKPMVEIGGQPILWHIMKIFSAGGFNEFVLALGYKGEVIKDYFVNYRYRSRSLTVRLPSGEIDVHTEDGDNWTVHLLDTGPDTNTGGRIRRAAGFIGRDTFLLTYGDGVADIDARRLLEYHRSHRSLVTVTAVRPPARFGGIVFDGDSVSRFAEKPQVGEGWINGGFFVVEPEAVDYIKDDSTLWEGEPMERLAGNGQLVAYRHEGFWQCMDTLRDVRNLESLWQSGKAAWKVWK; the protein is encoded by the coding sequence GTGAGAAGCGCCAATCGCAGGTCGCCAATCGCAAGTCGCCATTCACCCAAGCCCAAGGTCGTTATCCTCTGCGGCGGACTCGGTACGCGGCTCTCTGAAGAGACCGCGGTCAGGCCCAAGCCGATGGTGGAAATCGGCGGACAGCCAATCCTCTGGCACATCATGAAGATATTCTCAGCCGGCGGGTTCAACGAGTTCGTGCTGGCGCTGGGCTACAAAGGCGAGGTCATCAAGGACTATTTCGTCAACTATCGCTACCGCTCTCGCAGCCTGACCGTGCGCCTGCCATCCGGCGAAATCGACGTTCACACCGAGGACGGCGACAACTGGACCGTTCATCTACTCGACACCGGTCCTGACACAAATACCGGCGGTCGCATCCGGCGAGCAGCAGGATTCATCGGGCGGGATACGTTTCTGCTGACCTACGGCGACGGAGTAGCGGACATCGACGCGCGGCGTTTGCTTGAGTACCACCGCAGCCACCGCAGCCTGGTCACGGTCACCGCCGTCCGGCCGCCGGCACGCTTCGGCGGCATCGTTTTCGATGGGGACAGCGTTTCCCGCTTCGCCGAGAAGCCGCAGGTCGGTGAGGGCTGGATAAACGGCGGGTTCTTTGTGGTGGAGCCGGAAGCCGTCGACTACATCAAGGACGATTCGACGCTCTGGGAGGGCGAACCGATGGAGCGGCTGGCCGGCAATGGCCAACTCGTCGCCTACCGCCACGAAGGCTTCTGGCAGTGCATGGACACCCTGCGTGACGTTCGTAACCTCGAAAGCCTCTGGCAGTCGGGCAAGGCAGCCTGGAAGGTGTGGAAATGA
- a CDS encoding glycosyltransferase family 39 protein gives MGYRGSSDGSLVSSISDWVERHMAMAVLVVVALGFVLRLVCATKQYFNPDEALHYLIANQAGLDQVYRASLTTAHPPLFFMLLYFWRFLGNSELVLRLISVLAGTAGLWVGFNWLAYRSGTTTGLVGLLLLAFNPTMISMSAEVRGYATLLLTMMLALYYLERALREKSRWMLLWFGVAALVANLIHYSAVWFTIAVGLYALVRIVRERLPGRWVGAWVAIQAGIAALLIVLYLTHVRTIHGSGMERYARDGWLQEFYFHPGRDKVLPFLARNLSWLFTYLFWSRVPGLVALGLFLAGVVTLFVPYRRKPDTSTRNQDRRWVEDSSFGVLIVAAFVVNALAALAGLYAFGYDRHDVFLGLFAVAGVSSLFGRMAGRRSGAVLLAFAVIVPMVKSTSASAVWDYKPEEQSRAAMGAAIRYIKDSIPRASILFVDCQTADLLGYYLGRDQIDSLTVVLQRDCESKDQFPSHASVSDEKFTELSYGGYRVFATPLCDFVPLDFCAELEAMKQRYGLGPTVPVWGVGWKSQHYSDSLLFDHAHAFLRYRAFDPSLSVFQVQ, from the coding sequence ATGGGGTACCGAGGTTCTTCGGACGGCAGTCTCGTGTCTTCAATCAGCGACTGGGTCGAACGGCACATGGCCATGGCCGTGCTGGTCGTTGTCGCACTCGGTTTTGTGCTCAGGCTTGTGTGCGCAACCAAGCAGTATTTCAACCCGGATGAGGCATTGCACTACCTGATTGCCAATCAGGCCGGTCTGGATCAGGTCTACAGAGCCAGCCTGACTACCGCCCATCCGCCGCTCTTCTTTATGCTGCTCTACTTCTGGCGGTTCCTTGGCAATTCCGAGCTGGTCCTGCGCCTCATCTCGGTACTTGCCGGGACTGCCGGTCTCTGGGTCGGGTTCAACTGGCTCGCCTATCGGTCCGGCACGACAACCGGCCTGGTCGGCCTGCTCCTGCTGGCGTTCAACCCGACCATGATTTCAATGTCAGCTGAGGTCCGCGGTTACGCTACGCTCCTGCTGACCATGATGCTTGCTCTCTACTACCTGGAGCGGGCTCTCCGCGAGAAGTCAAGGTGGATGCTGCTCTGGTTCGGCGTGGCTGCGTTAGTAGCGAACCTGATACACTATTCTGCCGTGTGGTTCACGATTGCGGTCGGGCTGTACGCACTGGTCCGCATCGTGCGCGAACGTCTGCCCGGCAGATGGGTCGGGGCTTGGGTCGCGATTCAGGCCGGCATCGCTGCGCTCTTGATTGTCTTGTACCTGACCCACGTCAGGACCATACACGGCAGCGGGATGGAGCGATATGCCCGGGATGGTTGGCTGCAGGAGTTCTACTTCCATCCAGGACGCGACAAAGTCCTGCCGTTTCTCGCGCGGAATCTCAGTTGGCTGTTCACGTATCTGTTTTGGTCCCGCGTTCCAGGGCTGGTGGCACTGGGTTTGTTCTTGGCCGGCGTGGTGACACTGTTCGTGCCCTATCGGAGAAAACCTGACACCTCGACACGCAATCAAGACCGGCGCTGGGTCGAAGACTCGAGCTTCGGCGTCCTGATAGTCGCGGCGTTCGTGGTCAACGCCCTGGCCGCACTCGCCGGGCTTTACGCGTTCGGGTACGATCGCCACGACGTCTTTCTCGGCCTGTTCGCGGTCGCTGGTGTCAGCTCTTTGTTCGGCCGCATGGCTGGACGACGCTCGGGCGCTGTCCTGCTTGCGTTCGCAGTCATCGTGCCCATGGTCAAGAGTACTAGCGCGAGCGCTGTATGGGACTACAAGCCGGAAGAACAGAGTAGAGCGGCCATGGGCGCAGCGATCAGGTACATCAAGGACTCGATTCCCCGGGCCAGCATTCTGTTTGTTGATTGCCAGACAGCAGACCTGCTCGGCTACTACTTGGGTCGTGACCAGATCGATAGCCTGACTGTGGTCCTGCAACGCGATTGTGAGAGCAAAGACCAGTTTCCTTCTCATGCCTCGGTGTCCGACGAGAAGTTCACTGAGTTGTCCTACGGCGGCTATCGCGTATTCGCCACCCCGCTGTGTGACTTCGTGCCACTCGATTTCTGCGCCGAGCTGGAAGCGATGAAGCAGCGCTACGGACTCGGACCGACGGTACCGGTCTGGGGCGTGGGTTGGAAATCGCAGCACTACTCTGATTCCTTGCTGTTCGATCACGCGCATGCCTTTCTTCGGTATCGTGCATTTGACCCCAGCCTGTCAGTTTTTCAGGTTCAGTAA
- a CDS encoding bifunctional glycosyltransferase/class I SAM-dependent methyltransferase, translating to MEVAAQPPVRPRLLILVVAYYAESTLSSVLERIPSQVHRDYDCEVLVIDDGSDDRTLAVGDDYRRGHPELNVTVLRNSYNQGYGGNQKVGYRYAISGGFDLVAVLHGDGQYAPEALPGLLQPFREARADAVFGSRMMPPRAALKGGMPLYKFAGNRILTWLENRLLRTHLSEFHSGYRIYSVPMLAKLPFLLNTNDFHFDTEIIIQLVNSGARIVELPIPTYYGDEICRVNGIRYAGNVLMAVLRNAAHRSGIFYERRFDCTGDGNTRYDLKLGYPSSHSYALQAVPTGVSVLDLGGGPGGMARELANKGCMVAVVDRFEPPERLPGIEFHVQDLDCPLDIDARRFRYILMLDIIEHLRHPELFLDRLRSQFDYAPRTIILTAPNVAFFAQRIMLLFGQFNYGSAGILDRTHCRLYTFRGVRHLLRDAGFRIRTIRGIPGPFPKALGDGWFSRFLLGVNLAMIRVSKTLFSYQVFVVADGTPDVDFVLADARHRSEVRDGA from the coding sequence ATGGAAGTCGCTGCGCAGCCTCCAGTTCGCCCACGGCTCCTGATACTGGTTGTTGCCTACTACGCCGAATCCACGCTCAGTTCGGTCCTCGAACGCATCCCAAGCCAGGTTCACCGGGATTACGACTGCGAGGTCCTTGTCATTGATGACGGGTCCGACGACCGGACGCTTGCCGTTGGTGACGACTACCGGCGGGGCCATCCCGAGCTCAATGTCACAGTCCTCCGCAACAGCTACAACCAGGGCTACGGCGGCAACCAGAAGGTCGGTTACCGTTATGCGATTAGCGGGGGCTTCGACCTCGTCGCCGTCCTTCACGGCGACGGGCAGTATGCGCCCGAAGCTCTGCCCGGTCTGCTGCAGCCGTTTCGCGAGGCACGGGCGGACGCGGTCTTCGGCAGTCGGATGATGCCGCCGCGGGCCGCACTTAAGGGAGGGATGCCGCTCTACAAGTTTGCCGGAAACCGGATCCTGACCTGGCTTGAGAACCGACTGCTTCGTACTCATCTGTCGGAATTCCACAGCGGCTATCGTATCTACTCGGTTCCGATGCTGGCGAAGCTGCCGTTCCTGCTAAACACGAACGACTTCCACTTCGACACCGAGATCATCATCCAACTGGTGAATTCCGGCGCACGGATAGTCGAGTTGCCGATACCAACCTACTACGGGGATGAAATCTGCCGGGTCAACGGCATTCGCTATGCGGGCAACGTGTTGATGGCCGTCCTGCGCAATGCAGCGCATCGGTCCGGCATCTTCTACGAGCGCCGCTTCGACTGCACCGGAGACGGCAATACCCGCTACGACTTGAAACTGGGATACCCGAGCAGCCACAGCTACGCGTTGCAGGCGGTTCCGACCGGAGTTTCGGTTCTCGATCTTGGCGGGGGGCCGGGTGGAATGGCGCGAGAGCTGGCGAACAAGGGATGCATGGTAGCGGTCGTCGACCGGTTCGAGCCGCCGGAGCGACTGCCCGGAATCGAATTCCACGTTCAGGATCTGGATTGTCCGCTGGATATCGATGCCCGTCGATTCCGCTACATCCTGATGCTCGATATCATCGAGCACCTGCGGCATCCGGAGCTGTTTCTGGACCGGCTCCGCAGCCAGTTTGACTACGCACCGCGAACGATCATTCTCACGGCCCCGAATGTCGCCTTCTTCGCCCAACGGATCATGCTTCTCTTCGGCCAGTTCAACTACGGCTCGGCCGGCATCCTCGACCGGACCCACTGCCGCCTGTACACGTTCCGTGGTGTTCGGCATCTACTGCGCGACGCCGGATTCCGGATCAGAACGATCCGCGGAATACCGGGGCCGTTTCCCAAGGCACTGGGTGACGGGTGGTTCAGCCGTTTCCTGCTGGGTGTCAATCTGGCCATGATCCGCGTCAGCAAAACGCTCTTTTCCTATCAAGTGTTCGTAGTCGCCGACGGTACGCCCGACGTCGACTTCGTGCTGGCCGATGCCCGGCACCGGAGTGAAGTGCGAGACGGTGCTTGA
- a CDS encoding NAD-dependent deacylase, giving the protein MAENPKTKTPSSPVSLAGAEAAPELDNGIALVRERLAKAKNVMVITGAGISAESGVPTFRDEKGLWKEFNPLDYATHEAFKRDPVKVWKWYDERRVNMAKAEPNPAHKTLAAMQRPGRRVFIVTQNVDDLHEQAGSKEVVHIHGSLWRIRCERDGNVLENREVPLSENPPLCMCGEIMRPDIVWFGEELPRQPVEQIVHYMLEGGIDLCLIVGTEATFGYIVQWALLAREAGALVVDVNPRDTGLGSLVDVHLRGKAGEVLPRLL; this is encoded by the coding sequence ATGGCCGAAAACCCAAAAACCAAGACACCTTCTTCCCCGGTCTCTCTAGCTGGGGCCGAAGCAGCGCCAGAGCTGGACAATGGCATCGCGCTGGTGCGCGAGCGTCTCGCCAAGGCGAAGAATGTGATGGTCATCACCGGCGCGGGAATCTCGGCCGAGTCCGGGGTCCCGACCTTCCGCGACGAGAAAGGGTTGTGGAAGGAGTTCAACCCGCTCGATTACGCGACGCACGAGGCGTTCAAGCGCGACCCGGTGAAAGTCTGGAAGTGGTACGACGAGCGCCGGGTCAACATGGCAAAGGCCGAGCCCAACCCGGCGCACAAGACCTTGGCCGCGATGCAACGTCCGGGCCGGCGCGTGTTCATCGTGACCCAGAACGTCGACGACTTGCATGAGCAGGCCGGCTCGAAAGAGGTCGTGCACATCCACGGTTCACTTTGGCGGATCCGCTGCGAGCGCGACGGCAATGTACTCGAGAACCGAGAAGTACCGCTGTCCGAGAACCCGCCATTGTGCATGTGCGGCGAAATCATGCGACCGGACATTGTCTGGTTTGGTGAGGAACTGCCCCGGCAACCAGTTGAGCAGATCGTTCACTACATGCTGGAGGGAGGAATCGACCTCTGCCTCATCGTAGGCACCGAAGCGACGTTCGGTTACATCGTGCAGTGGGCGCTGCTGGCGCGCGAGGCCGGGGCCTTGGTCGTTGACGTGAACCCGCGCGACACGGGACTCGGCTCGCTCGTGGACGTGCACCTGCGCGGCAAGGCCGGAGAGGTCTTGCCGAGACTGCTATGA
- a CDS encoding nitroreductase family protein → MNDSQFLKLCRSRRSVRRFADRPVEREKIELCLEAARRAPSADNMQPWRFIVFDDAEKKAQLAEAVFHGAYAPSKRFASAPVIVCLIIKENLLVNKVAGMIQGTQWQLVDAGIGGEHFVLAAAEQGLGTCWIGWYDGRALLKHLGLRGKGYKPVALIALGYPAADVSTSERPRKPLSEIASWNEPPR, encoded by the coding sequence ATGAATGATTCACAGTTCCTGAAGCTCTGCAGGAGCCGACGGTCGGTGCGCCGGTTCGCGGACCGGCCGGTGGAACGTGAGAAGATCGAGCTTTGTCTTGAAGCAGCCCGGCGCGCGCCTTCGGCCGACAACATGCAGCCGTGGCGGTTCATCGTGTTCGACGACGCGGAGAAGAAGGCGCAACTCGCCGAAGCGGTCTTTCATGGCGCCTACGCGCCATCGAAGCGGTTCGCCTCCGCTCCGGTCATTGTCTGCCTGATCATCAAAGAGAACCTGCTGGTCAACAAAGTCGCGGGCATGATCCAGGGCACGCAGTGGCAACTGGTCGACGCGGGCATCGGTGGGGAGCACTTCGTGCTGGCCGCAGCCGAGCAGGGCCTCGGGACCTGCTGGATTGGCTGGTATGACGGCCGGGCCCTGCTCAAGCACCTTGGCCTGCGCGGCAAGGGGTACAAGCCGGTCGCGCTCATCGCGCTCGGCTACCCGGCCGCAGACGTCTCGACCAGCGAACGCCCCCGCAAACCGCTTTCCGAAATCGCGTCCTGGAACGAGCCCCCGCGCTGA